The Candidatus Eisenbacteria bacterium DNA segment GCAAGTCACTAGGAATCCCCTAGCTCATCTCGTCAAGACCGTCGGCCAGGGCCGCTATCTCCTGGTCTTCCTGGCCACGATCTTCATGACCACGGGCGGCTTCATGCTCATGCCCTTTGCCAGCGCCTTCAGCGTCAACAACCTGAAGATCGATTTGGACCACTTACCCTGGGTCTACTTGGCCGCTGGAGTGTCCAGCTTCGCGGCCGGCCCGCTCCTGGGCCGGCTCAGCGACGGGGTCGGCAAGTACCGGCTGTTCAGCATCGGATCGTTCGTGTCCATCGCCATGGTGCTGGTCTACTGCCGGCTCGGCGAGACTCCGCTGGCCTGGGTCATCGCCATCCACGTGCTGCTCTACGGCGCGATCGGCGCGCGCATGATCTCGAGCCAGGCGCTCGTCTCGGAGGTCCCCGAGCTGGCCGAGCGCGGCGCCTTCATGGCGGCGAACGGCTCCGTCGCACAGCTCTCGGGGGGCGTGGCGGCCGCCGTGGCCGGCCTGATCGTGGTGCAGCGTCCGGGGGAGCCTCTCGAGCACTACGACGTTCTCGGCTGGCTGGTGACCATCGCAGCCCTGGTGACCGTCGGTCTCCTGTATCCCATTCAAAAGATGGTGTCGGCCAAGCTGGCCCGAGCCGGACTGGACAGCCGACTCGCTTCTAGCGGCCCGCCCGAGTCGGACGCACCTGCTCAGGCTTCCGCACGCTGAAGAGCGTCGTCGGCGCGGGAATCGAGTGACTAGCGTCCGCGGGTGCCCGACGAGTGCCCAGGTCCGGCGCACGTGCCGGATTCCGGGCACAGGATTCGGCGCGCTGGGTTG contains these protein-coding regions:
- a CDS encoding MFS transporter, coding for QVTRNPLAHLVKTVGQGRYLLVFLATIFMTTGGFMLMPFASAFSVNNLKIDLDHLPWVYLAAGVSSFAAGPLLGRLSDGVGKYRLFSIGSFVSIAMVLVYCRLGETPLAWVIAIHVLLYGAIGARMISSQALVSEVPELAERGAFMAANGSVAQLSGGVAAAVAGLIVVQRPGEPLEHYDVLGWLVTIAALVTVGLLYPIQKMVSAKLARAGLDSRLASSGPPESDAPAQASAR